In Mastacembelus armatus chromosome 22, fMasArm1.2, whole genome shotgun sequence, a genomic segment contains:
- the strn3 gene encoding striatin-3 isoform X1, with protein MDELPGGGGGGAAAPRQPLPPQQQGSSGCANPPGGGGAVMVPHQPDELPRPQQQYTIPGILHYIQHEWARFEMERAHWEVERAELQARIAFLQGERKGQENLKNDLVRRIKMLEYALKQERAKYHKLKYGTELNQGEMKMPSFESDAKDSEVSAVPANSQLTWKQGRQLLRQYLQEVGYTDTILDVRTQRVRSLLGLSASEQNGSVENKNLQHLINGTERRKDSKRSPGDVLETFNFLENPEDSDEDEDEEGDLMDDISTDKHHRTRKHKTKVGNEGLASEDDADTEEALKEFDFLVTAEDGEGAGEARSSGDGTEWAEPLPFPTGGGKSFLLGGPDDVLESVLGLGDLADLTVTNDETDYSYDLPSNKESSFRKTWNPKYTLRSHFDGVRALAFHPVEPCLVTVSEDHTLKLWNLTKTVPAKKSASFDVEPIYTFRAHVGPVLSLAMTSSGEQCFSGGIDATIQWWNIPSSNVDPYDTYDPTVLAGSWVGHTDAVWGLAYSGIKNRLLSCSADGTVKLWNPTEKNPCISTFNTNKEHGVPTSVDFNGCDPAHMVASFNSGDVVVYDLETSQHALVLKGQGDSSLPGSNHINKVVSHPTLPVTITAHEDRHIKFYDNKSGKVIHAMVAHLDAVTSLAVDPNGIYLMSGSHDCSLRLWNLDSKTCVQEITAHRKKSEEAIYDVAFHPSKAYIASAGADALARVYV; from the exons ATGGACGAGCTCCCCGgcggaggagggggaggagcgGCCGCCCCGCGACAGCCGCTGCCGCCTCAGCAGCAGGGCAGCAGCGGCTGCGCTAACCCGCCGGGCGGAGGCGGCGCGGTCATGGTGCCGCACCAGCCGGACGAGCTGCCCCGGCCGCAGCAGCAGTACACCATCCCCGGCATCCTGCACTACATCCAGCACGAGTGGGCCCGGTTCGAGATGGAGCGGGCGCACTGGGAGGTGGAGAGGGCCGAGCTCCAG GCGAGGATAGCGTTCCTgcagggagagaggaagggtCAGGAGAACCTGAAGAACGACTTGGTtagaagaataaaaatgttagaGTACGCTTTGAAGCAGGAAAG AGCAAAATATCACAAGTTAAAATATGGGACAGAGCTGAACCAGGGGGAGATGAAGATGCCCAGCTTTGAATCAG ATGCCAAAGACTCAGAGGTCTCTGCTGTTCCTGCCAACAGTCAGCTCACCTGGAAACAAGGACGACAGCTGCTCCGACA gtacCTGCAGGAAGTGGGATACACAGACACCATCCTGGACGTTCGAACTCAGAGGGTTCGCTCTCTGCTCGGCCTGTCAGCCTCCGAGCAGAACGGGTCTGTGGAGAACAAGAACCTGCAACACCTGATCAACGGGACAGAGCGCCGCAAAGACAGCAAGAG GAGTCCAGGTGACGTTCTGGAGACCTTCAACTTCCTGGAGAACCCAGAggacagtgatgaagatgaggatgaggagggtgACCTGATGGACGACatcagcacagacaaacaccaCCGAACCAGGAAACACAAGACCAag GTTGGGAATGAGGGCTTGGCGTCAGAGGACGATGCCGACACAGAGGAGGCTCTGAAGGAGTTTGACTTCCTGGTGACGGCTGAGGACGGAGAGGGAGCAGGCGAGGCTCGAAGTTCTGGAGACGGGACTGAGTGGG CGGAGCCTTTGCCGTTTCCTACCGGTGGGGGGAAGTCCTTCCTGTTGGGGGGGCCGGATGACGTGTTGGAGAGCGTGCTGGGATTGGGTGACCTTGCTGACCTCACCGTCACCAACGACGAAACGGACTACAGCTACGAt CTACCGTCCAATAAGGAGTCCTCGTTCAGGAAGACGTGGAACCCGAAGTACACGCTACGGAGCCACTTTGACGGTGTCCGAGCTCTGGCCTTCCACCCAGTTGAGCCGTGCCTGGTCACCGTGTCCGAGGACCACACCCTCAAACTGTGGAACCTCACCAAGACCGTTCCTGCCAAAAA AAGTGCCTCTTTTGATGTGGAACCCATCTACACGTTCAGAGCCCACGT TGGTCCGGTGTTGTCGTTGGCGATGACCTCCAGTGGCGAGCAGTGTTTCAGCGGGGGCATCGACGCGACGATCCAGTGGTGGAACATCCCCAGCTCTAACGTCGACCCCTACGACACCTAcg ATCCTACTGTCCTGGCAGGCTCGTGGGTGGGGCATACGGACGCCGTGTGGGGGTTGGCTTACAGCGGCATCAAGAACCGCCTCCTGTCCTGCTCGGCCGACGGAACGGTGAAACTATGGAACCCAACGGAGAAGAACCCCTGCATCAGCActttcaacacaaacaaag AGCACGGGGTCCCCACGTCAGTGGACTTTAATGGTTGTGACCCCGCCCACATGGTGGCGTCCTTTAACAGTGGAGATGTGGTAGTGTACGACCTGGAGacatcccagcatgcactggtgCTGAAGGGGCAGGGAGACAGca GCCTCCCGGGGTCGAATCACATCAACAAGGTGGTCAGTCACCCCACGCTGCCCGTCACCATCACCGCTCACGAAGACCGACACATCAAATTCTACGACAACAAGTCAG GTAAAGTCATCCACGCCATGGTGGCTCACCTGGACGCAGTCACCAGTCTGGCTGTGGATCCTAACGGGATCTACCTGATGTCCGGCA gtCACGACTGTTCTCTGCGTCTGTGGAACCTCGACAGTAAAACGTGCGTCCAGGAGATCACAGCTCACCGGAAGAAGAGCGAAGAGGCCATCTACGACGTGGCCTTCCACCCCTCCAAGGCCTACATCGCCTCCGCTGGAGCCGACGCCCTCGCCAGGGTCTACGTCTAA
- the strn3 gene encoding striatin-3 isoform X2 produces the protein MQTFTRGSLDPEFASESPPPVAMGMLAETTARIAFLQGERKGQENLKNDLVRRIKMLEYALKQERAKYHKLKYGTELNQGEMKMPSFESDAKDSEVSAVPANSQLTWKQGRQLLRQYLQEVGYTDTILDVRTQRVRSLLGLSASEQNGSVENKNLQHLINGTERRKDSKRSPGDVLETFNFLENPEDSDEDEDEEGDLMDDISTDKHHRTRKHKTKVGNEGLASEDDADTEEALKEFDFLVTAEDGEGAGEARSSGDGTEWAEPLPFPTGGGKSFLLGGPDDVLESVLGLGDLADLTVTNDETDYSYDLPSNKESSFRKTWNPKYTLRSHFDGVRALAFHPVEPCLVTVSEDHTLKLWNLTKTVPAKKSASFDVEPIYTFRAHVGPVLSLAMTSSGEQCFSGGIDATIQWWNIPSSNVDPYDTYDPTVLAGSWVGHTDAVWGLAYSGIKNRLLSCSADGTVKLWNPTEKNPCISTFNTNKEHGVPTSVDFNGCDPAHMVASFNSGDVVVYDLETSQHALVLKGQGDSSLPGSNHINKVVSHPTLPVTITAHEDRHIKFYDNKSGKVIHAMVAHLDAVTSLAVDPNGIYLMSGSHDCSLRLWNLDSKTCVQEITAHRKKSEEAIYDVAFHPSKAYIASAGADALARVYV, from the exons ATGCAGACCTTCACTAGAGGAAGTCTCGACCCCGAGTTCGCCTCCgaatcccccccccccgttGCCATGGGGATGCTGGCAGAGaccact GCGAGGATAGCGTTCCTgcagggagagaggaagggtCAGGAGAACCTGAAGAACGACTTGGTtagaagaataaaaatgttagaGTACGCTTTGAAGCAGGAAAG AGCAAAATATCACAAGTTAAAATATGGGACAGAGCTGAACCAGGGGGAGATGAAGATGCCCAGCTTTGAATCAG ATGCCAAAGACTCAGAGGTCTCTGCTGTTCCTGCCAACAGTCAGCTCACCTGGAAACAAGGACGACAGCTGCTCCGACA gtacCTGCAGGAAGTGGGATACACAGACACCATCCTGGACGTTCGAACTCAGAGGGTTCGCTCTCTGCTCGGCCTGTCAGCCTCCGAGCAGAACGGGTCTGTGGAGAACAAGAACCTGCAACACCTGATCAACGGGACAGAGCGCCGCAAAGACAGCAAGAG GAGTCCAGGTGACGTTCTGGAGACCTTCAACTTCCTGGAGAACCCAGAggacagtgatgaagatgaggatgaggagggtgACCTGATGGACGACatcagcacagacaaacaccaCCGAACCAGGAAACACAAGACCAag GTTGGGAATGAGGGCTTGGCGTCAGAGGACGATGCCGACACAGAGGAGGCTCTGAAGGAGTTTGACTTCCTGGTGACGGCTGAGGACGGAGAGGGAGCAGGCGAGGCTCGAAGTTCTGGAGACGGGACTGAGTGGG CGGAGCCTTTGCCGTTTCCTACCGGTGGGGGGAAGTCCTTCCTGTTGGGGGGGCCGGATGACGTGTTGGAGAGCGTGCTGGGATTGGGTGACCTTGCTGACCTCACCGTCACCAACGACGAAACGGACTACAGCTACGAt CTACCGTCCAATAAGGAGTCCTCGTTCAGGAAGACGTGGAACCCGAAGTACACGCTACGGAGCCACTTTGACGGTGTCCGAGCTCTGGCCTTCCACCCAGTTGAGCCGTGCCTGGTCACCGTGTCCGAGGACCACACCCTCAAACTGTGGAACCTCACCAAGACCGTTCCTGCCAAAAA AAGTGCCTCTTTTGATGTGGAACCCATCTACACGTTCAGAGCCCACGT TGGTCCGGTGTTGTCGTTGGCGATGACCTCCAGTGGCGAGCAGTGTTTCAGCGGGGGCATCGACGCGACGATCCAGTGGTGGAACATCCCCAGCTCTAACGTCGACCCCTACGACACCTAcg ATCCTACTGTCCTGGCAGGCTCGTGGGTGGGGCATACGGACGCCGTGTGGGGGTTGGCTTACAGCGGCATCAAGAACCGCCTCCTGTCCTGCTCGGCCGACGGAACGGTGAAACTATGGAACCCAACGGAGAAGAACCCCTGCATCAGCActttcaacacaaacaaag AGCACGGGGTCCCCACGTCAGTGGACTTTAATGGTTGTGACCCCGCCCACATGGTGGCGTCCTTTAACAGTGGAGATGTGGTAGTGTACGACCTGGAGacatcccagcatgcactggtgCTGAAGGGGCAGGGAGACAGca GCCTCCCGGGGTCGAATCACATCAACAAGGTGGTCAGTCACCCCACGCTGCCCGTCACCATCACCGCTCACGAAGACCGACACATCAAATTCTACGACAACAAGTCAG GTAAAGTCATCCACGCCATGGTGGCTCACCTGGACGCAGTCACCAGTCTGGCTGTGGATCCTAACGGGATCTACCTGATGTCCGGCA gtCACGACTGTTCTCTGCGTCTGTGGAACCTCGACAGTAAAACGTGCGTCCAGGAGATCACAGCTCACCGGAAGAAGAGCGAAGAGGCCATCTACGACGTGGCCTTCCACCCCTCCAAGGCCTACATCGCCTCCGCTGGAGCCGACGCCCTCGCCAGGGTCTACGTCTAA
- the strn3 gene encoding striatin-3 isoform X3: MLEYALKQERAKYHKLKYGTELNQGEMKMPSFESDAKDSEVSAVPANSQLTWKQGRQLLRQYLQEVGYTDTILDVRTQRVRSLLGLSASEQNGSVENKNLQHLINGTERRKDSKRSPGDVLETFNFLENPEDSDEDEDEEGDLMDDISTDKHHRTRKHKTKVGNEGLASEDDADTEEALKEFDFLVTAEDGEGAGEARSSGDGTEWAEPLPFPTGGGKSFLLGGPDDVLESVLGLGDLADLTVTNDETDYSYDLPSNKESSFRKTWNPKYTLRSHFDGVRALAFHPVEPCLVTVSEDHTLKLWNLTKTVPAKKSASFDVEPIYTFRAHVGPVLSLAMTSSGEQCFSGGIDATIQWWNIPSSNVDPYDTYDPTVLAGSWVGHTDAVWGLAYSGIKNRLLSCSADGTVKLWNPTEKNPCISTFNTNKEHGVPTSVDFNGCDPAHMVASFNSGDVVVYDLETSQHALVLKGQGDSSLPGSNHINKVVSHPTLPVTITAHEDRHIKFYDNKSGKVIHAMVAHLDAVTSLAVDPNGIYLMSGSHDCSLRLWNLDSKTCVQEITAHRKKSEEAIYDVAFHPSKAYIASAGADALARVYV, from the exons atgttagaGTACGCTTTGAAGCAGGAAAG AGCAAAATATCACAAGTTAAAATATGGGACAGAGCTGAACCAGGGGGAGATGAAGATGCCCAGCTTTGAATCAG ATGCCAAAGACTCAGAGGTCTCTGCTGTTCCTGCCAACAGTCAGCTCACCTGGAAACAAGGACGACAGCTGCTCCGACA gtacCTGCAGGAAGTGGGATACACAGACACCATCCTGGACGTTCGAACTCAGAGGGTTCGCTCTCTGCTCGGCCTGTCAGCCTCCGAGCAGAACGGGTCTGTGGAGAACAAGAACCTGCAACACCTGATCAACGGGACAGAGCGCCGCAAAGACAGCAAGAG GAGTCCAGGTGACGTTCTGGAGACCTTCAACTTCCTGGAGAACCCAGAggacagtgatgaagatgaggatgaggagggtgACCTGATGGACGACatcagcacagacaaacaccaCCGAACCAGGAAACACAAGACCAag GTTGGGAATGAGGGCTTGGCGTCAGAGGACGATGCCGACACAGAGGAGGCTCTGAAGGAGTTTGACTTCCTGGTGACGGCTGAGGACGGAGAGGGAGCAGGCGAGGCTCGAAGTTCTGGAGACGGGACTGAGTGGG CGGAGCCTTTGCCGTTTCCTACCGGTGGGGGGAAGTCCTTCCTGTTGGGGGGGCCGGATGACGTGTTGGAGAGCGTGCTGGGATTGGGTGACCTTGCTGACCTCACCGTCACCAACGACGAAACGGACTACAGCTACGAt CTACCGTCCAATAAGGAGTCCTCGTTCAGGAAGACGTGGAACCCGAAGTACACGCTACGGAGCCACTTTGACGGTGTCCGAGCTCTGGCCTTCCACCCAGTTGAGCCGTGCCTGGTCACCGTGTCCGAGGACCACACCCTCAAACTGTGGAACCTCACCAAGACCGTTCCTGCCAAAAA AAGTGCCTCTTTTGATGTGGAACCCATCTACACGTTCAGAGCCCACGT TGGTCCGGTGTTGTCGTTGGCGATGACCTCCAGTGGCGAGCAGTGTTTCAGCGGGGGCATCGACGCGACGATCCAGTGGTGGAACATCCCCAGCTCTAACGTCGACCCCTACGACACCTAcg ATCCTACTGTCCTGGCAGGCTCGTGGGTGGGGCATACGGACGCCGTGTGGGGGTTGGCTTACAGCGGCATCAAGAACCGCCTCCTGTCCTGCTCGGCCGACGGAACGGTGAAACTATGGAACCCAACGGAGAAGAACCCCTGCATCAGCActttcaacacaaacaaag AGCACGGGGTCCCCACGTCAGTGGACTTTAATGGTTGTGACCCCGCCCACATGGTGGCGTCCTTTAACAGTGGAGATGTGGTAGTGTACGACCTGGAGacatcccagcatgcactggtgCTGAAGGGGCAGGGAGACAGca GCCTCCCGGGGTCGAATCACATCAACAAGGTGGTCAGTCACCCCACGCTGCCCGTCACCATCACCGCTCACGAAGACCGACACATCAAATTCTACGACAACAAGTCAG GTAAAGTCATCCACGCCATGGTGGCTCACCTGGACGCAGTCACCAGTCTGGCTGTGGATCCTAACGGGATCTACCTGATGTCCGGCA gtCACGACTGTTCTCTGCGTCTGTGGAACCTCGACAGTAAAACGTGCGTCCAGGAGATCACAGCTCACCGGAAGAAGAGCGAAGAGGCCATCTACGACGTGGCCTTCCACCCCTCCAAGGCCTACATCGCCTCCGCTGGAGCCGACGCCCTCGCCAGGGTCTACGTCTAA